Sequence from the Christiangramia fulva genome:
ATATCAGAATATCGAAAAAATGAAGCTAAGCTTTTGATTTTTATTGTTTTGTAAAAATTTATTAATTTAATTTGGCCAATGGAAATTTTAATTTTTTAGCCATGTCAATTACAAAACAGTATTTAAAGTCAAAACCTGAGTGTAAGGTCACTTTTAATGTGCCAGCGAAAGATGCAAACAATGTGGAGGTAGCAGGAGATTTCAATAACTGGAAATCTACTAAACTAAAAAAATTCAAAAACGGCAATTTTAAGGGTCAGGTGAACCTGCCGGTAGATAAAGAATATCAGTTCAAGTATATCATAGACGGTGAATGGGTTAATGAACCTGAAGCCGATCGTTTGGAATGGAACGAATATGCTTCAACTGAGAACAGCGTACTTGTAGTTTAAATTTTTCGGTATTCTGGATGAGGTAAAAATTAGGGAATAAGCTTTACTCCATTCCGGAATGCCACGAAATTTTTTATCGGGCGGGCAGCATAGCTTGTCTGCGGAAAATACCAGGCAGCGTCTTTATTGATTTCCCCGGCTACTTTTATATGGAAATAAGCAGCCCTGCCTTTCCATGGGCAATGCCTTCCATATTGCTGTGAACGAAATATTCCTTGTGAATATCTTCCATGGGAAAATAGTGAGTATCCTCAACGGTCCTGGTATCTTCACTTTCTGCAATTACGTGTTGGTTCCAGATCGCTTTCATAATATTATATCTCTAAGGTTTAGTTTTTCTTAAAGATATAATTTTTGTAAAAACCTGCTGAATCTGTGAAAGTTTGTTCAACTTTCAATCCTGCCTCACTGGCCAGCCATTTTACTATGGAATCGTCATATTTCTGGGAAATTTCGGTGTGAATACTTTCCCAGCTGTCAAAATGGACTTCCAGTTCCAGTTTTTGAATTTTTACATTCTGCTCAATACTGCTAACCAAAAAACTTTTTGCCGTTCCGGTTTCGGGATCATAGGTTTCCCAGTGTTTAAAGCTATCCGGATTGAAATCTCCGCCTAATTCCTTATTAATACGTACCAGTAAATTTTTGTTGAAGGCTTCGGTTATTCCGTTAGGATCATTGTAGGCATCAAGAATTTTTTTCGGGTCTTTTTTCTGGTCAAAGCCCATAAAAAGCATGTCATCCTTATCCATGGCTTTAGCGATATTCGATAAAAAGATTACCGCATCTTTGTGTAATAAGTTCCCGATATTACTGCCGAGAAACAAAATTACCTTCTTCCGTCTGTTATATTCTGCCAGCTCTTCAAGGGTTTTAAAATAAGTTCCCTGTTGCGGTGAAACTTTTGCTTCAGGAAGTTCCTTTTTTAAAGATTTTTGGAGTTCATCCAGAGCATGCTGGCTTATATCTATCGGCAGATACTTAAAATCATCGCTATTTTTCAGAAGTTCTTTCAGAAGAATTTTAGTTTTTTTACCATCTCCCGCTCCGAGTTCGATGAGATCAAAAGCCTCTTTCTCACTGAAAGCCGAGCAGATTTCAGCAGCGTTTTGTTCCAGGATTTCAAACTCACACTGCGTAAGATAATATTCAGGCATATCCATGATCTTCTGGAACAATTTGTCTCCCTTTTCATCGTAGATATATTTTGAAAGCAGGTATTTGGGATAACTCGTGAGCCCCTTATATGTGTCTTCGGCAAAAGCAGACTCAAACATAGTCCTGGTGGTTGTGTTCATTTATTTATTATTTAACTAATCGGAAACCGGTAAACTGCCACCTTAATTGTGGATGAAAAAAATTGCGGTAAGTAGGTCGTGTATGGTTTTGGGGAGTAACTACCGAGCCGCCACGCAGGACTTTCTGGTTGACCATGAATTTACCATTGTACTCACCAAGTGCGCCATCGGCTTTTTTATAACCCGGATAGGGTGAATAGGCACTTTCGGTCCATTCCCAGCGACTTCCCCATTCAAATTTAGATTGGGCTGTTTCCCATTCTTCTTCAGTTGGAAGTCGCATTCCTTTCCATTGTGAATAGGCAAAAGCCTCATAATATGAAATATGGGTTACCGGCGCATTCAGGTTGAGTTTCTGGAGTCCACCTAAGGTATATTGATGCCATTCTTCATTGATTTTATGCCAGTAGGAGGGAGCCGAAATCTCGTTTTCATTCACCCAGTCCCAGCCTTCGGCATGCCACAGCAAAACATCTTCATAACCTCCGTCGTCAATAAAGTCAATGAATTCTTTATTGGTGACCAGTTTATTCGAAATTTCATAATCGCAGAGAAAAACCTTGTGAAGGCCTTTTTCGTTGTCATAGCAGAAATCATCAGATTTATGGCCAATTTCGTAGATTCCTTCAGGAATTTTTATCCATTCACGATCGAATTCCTGGACGGGATTTTCTTCAAATTCATCGTTGTATTTGGGAAAAAGCGGATTATTTCCCAGTATATATTTAATATCGGTATAAAGCAGCTCCTGGTGTTGTTTTTCATGATGACAACCAATTTCCAGAACGGCAAGAGCTTCTTCATCAAGCTTTTTGTTTTTTAAAAGATCCAGAACGGCATCGGTAACATATTTTCTGAAATTATAGATCCATGCAACGGTAGGCCTGGAAAGGTTTCCGCGGTTGGTGCGAATTACCTTTTCGCCCACACTTTCATAGTAACTATTGAAAACGTAAGCGGTATTCTCATCATAAAGCTGGTGGCTATTGGAATATTTTTTCAGGACAAATTCTTCAAAAAACCAGGTGGTATGGCCAAGGTGCCATTTTGGAGGCGAGACATCAACGATGGGCTGAACCACATAATCTTCGGTTTCCAGAAACGAGCAGATATGTTCGGAATCTGCCCTTGTTTTTTTGAAAAGTTCAATTAGTTCTTCTTGTGAAAGCATAAAAAAGAGTGATACTTTATATGTACCACTCAAATTTACAATTTTTACAAAGTTCGCTTCCTAAGAATGCGTTAAGGTGACGTTAAACTTGTTTTGCAAATGTTTAACCCCCTGGCTTAACAGCAATTTAGAAATTTAGCGGGATGGTGTACTTGATTGCCACAGGTTTGCCGCCGCGCATACCGGGTTTCATAATGGGCATTGCCTCCACCATTTTTTTTACTTCGGCATTGATTTCAGGGTGTTTGCCTTCAATCGATTTTACCACGGCCTTTCCTTTTTCATTGATTTCAAGAGAAACGGTAGCTTTGCCGCGAATATATTCTCCCTTATCGTTCTTCGGATATTTATAGGTTTTTTTCAGATGCTGCATAAACATCTTGTTAAAACACTCGTCTTTATCACTGTTATTTTCGCAGCCCGGCCATACAGGGGTAGTTTCTTTAATAGTGATAGTGTTTCCCTCGACTTTTACGCCTTCCTGCGCAAAGGCCTGAATACCGATAAAGACAAAGAATATTAAAAATAGCTTTTTCATAGTTTAAAAATTAGGTTTGGGGCAATGGCCTTTCGGCCGGGTTAATTAAAAATTAAATGAAAGGGTGAACTCCCTGTCGTCCGGCTCACCATTCAGGGTTCCGGGTTTCATTTTTGGGATTTTCTGAAGCATTTCTTTAGCGGCCTGGTTCACGGCAGGATTTTTACCCGTAACTTCATTTACAACAACCTCCCCATTTTTTTGAATTGTAAAAGTTACTTTCACTTTTCCTCTTTCGTATTGCCCCTGGTCGTTCTTGGGATATACATATTTCGCCCTTACGTGTTGGGAAAGTTTTTGGTTAAAACATTTTTTTACATTTTTGGCATTTTCACAGCCCGGCCAGACGGGTGATTTTTGTTGTGCATTGGCAAGGCTGAGCCCACCTAGTAAAAAACATGTAATAACTAATAATTTCTTCATGGTAATAAAAATTTAAAATTAGAATTAAACAGCCACACTGGCTTTAATGCCAGGATGCGGATCATAATTTTCTAATTTAAAATCTTCAAACTTAAAATCAAAAATATCTTTGACTTTTGGGTTTAATTTCATCGTTGGGAGCGGTTTTGGGGTTCTGCTTAGCTGAAGTTTTACCTGCTCCATATGGTTGCTGTAAATGTGTACATCGCCGAAAGTATGAACAAAATCTCCGGCCTCATAACCGCAAACCTGTGCCATCATCATTGTTAGTAGCGCATAAGAGGCAATGTTGAAAGGCACCCCGAGGAATACATCGGCACTGCGTTGGTAGAGCTGACAGGATAGTTTTCCATCGGCTACATAAAATTGAAAAAAGGCGTGACAGGGTGGGAGGGCAGCTTTCCCGTTAGCCACATTTTCTGAAAAAGATTTTGAAGTATCAGGTAACACCGAGGGATTCCATGCCGATACCAGCATGCGCCGGCTATTGGGATTTTTTTTAAGCGTTTCAATTACCTCACTGATCTGGTCAATCTCTTCGCTGTTCCAATTTCGCCACTGATGGCCATAAATCGGTCCCAGATTTCCATTTTCATCGGCCCATTCGTTCCAGATGCGAACCCCGTTTTCCTGAAGGTATTTCACATTTGTGTCGCCTTTCAGGAACCATAACAATTCGTAAATGATAGATTTCAGGTGTAATTTTTTCGTGGTGACCATGGGGAAACCTTCGCTAAGGTCGAAGCGCATCTGGTAACCAAAAAGGCTTCTTGTTCCTGTGCCGGTACGATCTCCTTTATCGGTTCCGTTTTCAAGTACATGCTTAAGAAGTTCGTGATATTGTTTCATTTTTTATGCTGTTATTTTAAAGTGAACCAGTTGCGATGCCAAATTCACTTCGGGAGTTCTAAAAATTTGATATGCAGACTAAAATAGAAAAACAGCATCGATTATGGATGCTGTTTTTTATTCAACTTATCAATAGTTTTTCAACTTTTTGAATTTAGTATAACTCAATACTCAATACTCAATACTCAATACTATTTATCCAATGATCATTCCCGCGATAGTTGCAGAAAGCAGGGATGCAATTGTCCCTCCTATCAGAGCTTTCATACCAAATTCTGAAAGTGTTTTTCTTTGGCCCGGAGCGAGAGAGCCAATTCCACCAATCTGTATACCAATGGAAGCGAAATTTGCGAATCCGCACAACATATAAGTAGCCATTATAACAGACTTCTCGTAGTTAAGGCTAAGCGCGTTCACCGGATTCTTAAGCTCGGCGAGTTGAATGTAGCCAACAAATTCACTTGCGGCAAGTTTTATTCCCAGCAGCTGGCCCATCAGCATAATGTCTTCTTTAGCGACTCCAATGATCCACATCAATGGAGCGAAAATGAGTCCGAGAACCGACTCCAAAGAGAATTTTTCGTAAGGTGTGTATTCGGCCATCAGCATATTCAAATGGCTCCAGCCTCCTATCCAGCCTAAAATATAATTGATCATGGCGATAAATGCTATAAATACAAGAAGCATAGCCGCCACATTCGCTGCCAGTTTAAGTCCTTCCGTAGTACCGTTTGCTATGGCGTCGAGTATATTCGAACCTATTTTATTGGCGGATACTTCCACATCGGTATTAATTTTTTCGGTTTGTGGATATAAAATTTTTGAAATTACCACCGCGCCGGGCGCAGCCATTACCGAGGCAGTTAACAGGTGTTTTGCGAATTGCAGCCTCAGTTCCGGATCTTCACCACCAAGGAAACCGATGTAAGCGGCGAGTACGCCACCGGCTACTGTTGCCATTCCGCCAACCATGACCAGGAGAATTTCAGAGCGTGTCATTCTTTCCAAATAGGCTTTGATCAAAAGAGGCGCTTCAGTTTGACCGAGGAAAATATTCCCGGCTACACTTAAACTTTCCGGGCCTGAAATTCCCAGTAATTTGGTAAGTACCCAGGCCATTCCTTTTACAACTACCTGTATAACTCCCAAATAAAAAAGTACCGATGTTAATGCCGAAAAGAAAATTACCGTGGGCAGTATCTGGAAAAGGAAAATAAACCCGAAGGAATTCGCATCCATTAGATCACCTAAAAGGAATTCACTTCCGGCTTCGGTAAAATCAAGTATAAGAACAAATATTTGTCCTACGAACTCAAAGATATCCTGGACAATTTCAATTTTTAAAACACCTATGGCAAGTAGCAGCTGTGCAGCCAGACCCAGGCCCACTGTTTTCCAGTTTATGCCTTTTTTGTTGCTGCTAAAAAGGAAGGCTATTAAAATAAGTGCGAACATTCCCAGTATTCCCCGCAGGATACTGGAGGTGCTTATTCCGGCGCTTGGAATGATCTCTTTGGCCGTTGAAGCGGGAACAGCTTCATTTACCGTGGGATTATTAATTTTTAACCGAAGATTTTGGCCGCTGCTGTTGATGACAAGGGATGAATCTGTGAGTTCTGTTACCCGCAAATGCTGAACACTGTCTTTTGGCGAATTATAAAAAAGGACCAGCAGGTTATTTTGATAAAGATAGTCACCTTTAGCCAGTGTGTCTTTTGCCGTACTATCCAGAAAGCTAAACCTGCCTTCGTCAAAACGAAGGTACTGGGTATTGGGAAAAGTTTGTTGTTGGGAAAGGCTATCGGTATCTTTTTCGAATTGCCAGGTCTGGGAAATATTCTGGGAAAATGCTGCAGAAATAAAGAAAAGGCTGAGCAGCAGGCAATGCCAGGTTTTATTCATTTTAGGTTATTTTCTTTTGGAAATTTCATCCCTGAGGCGCGCTGCTTTTTCATAATCTTCTTTTGCAACAGCCTGTGACAGGAGCTCTTTAAGTTCTTCCAGCGACATTTTTTTATAATCAGAACTTTCATCAGAGGTCATTTCGATCTCTTCTTTCAATAATTCGTCTGAAAGTATCTCTTCTTCTTTCTTTTCTTCTTTTTCGCTCTGCCGCTCTTCGACTTTCAGGTAAATTCCGGCCTTATCGAGGATATTCTTATAAGTAAAAATAGGAGCGTTAAAACGGAGTGCCAGCGCAATAGCATCACTTGTTCTCGCATCGATGATCTCTTCGATCCCATCCCTTTCGCAGATGAGACTGGAGTAGAAAACACCGTCTACCAGTTTATGGATGATCACCTGTTTTACAACAATTTCAAACCTGTCTGAAAAATTTTTGAAGAGATCATGGGTAAGCGGTCGCGGAGGTTTTATCTCTTTCTCCAGCGCTATGGCAATAGATTGAGCCTCAAATGCTCCAATTACTATAGGCAGCTTGCGGTCGCCACCAACCTCGTTGAGGATCAGGGCGTAAGCACCGTTTTGTGTTTGACTGTAAGAAATTCCTTTAATATTCAGGCGCACTAAACTCATACATCAAAATCAATTAAAAAAGCTGCCTAAATAAGGACAGTTAGCCGCATTTAGACAGCCCTTTTATGGGGCACAATTTATGAAAATTATGCGTTTTTCTCTTTAAATTCCCTCAATTTTTCATTTAATCTGGGTACAACTTCAAAGGCATCGCCCACCACACCGTAGTCTGCAGCCTTAAAAAATGGTGCTTCCGGATCATTATTAATGACGACTTTGGTTTTTGCGGCATTGATTCCGGCAAGGTGCTGAATAGCTCCTGAAATACCAATGGCAATATATAAATTGGAAGCAACCGGCTTACCGGTCTGGCCTACGTGCTCACTGTGAGGCCTCCAGCCCATGTCGCTTACCGGTTTCGAGCAGGCGGTAGCGGCACCCAGAATATCGGCCATTTCTTCTATCATTCCCCAGTTCTCCGGACCTTTTAATCCGCGTCCGCCAGAAACGACAATTTCGGCGTCGGCAATGGTCACTTTATCTTTTGCTTTATCTACCGATTCTACATTTACTGAAAAATCTTCATCAGAAAGTTGTGGAGTAAAATCTTCTTCGGTAGCGGTGGAAGGATGTTCCTTTAAACCGAATGAATTTTTTGAAAGACCTATGATTTTTACCTCGGTAGTGATTTCAGTAAAATTGAAGGCTTTATTAGTAAAAGCTGCGCGTTTTACGGTAAAAGGTTCAGTGCTTTCAGGTAAAGCCACAACATTTGGAGCGTAACCTGCCTTAAGCTGAACAGCTAAAAGTGGGGCGAGATATTTTCCGTTGGCGCTCTGGCTGATAACTAAAACTTTTGAACCTTCTTTTTCGGCAGCCTGCTTAATGGCATCGGCATAGGCCTCGGCATTGAATTTGGAAAGTTTCTCGCTGCTTACTTTCAAAACTTTATCCACTCCATACTTCCCAAGTTCGGAAGTGTCATTAGCATTGAAAGTAATTGCCGTTACGGAAGTTCCCAGCATATCGGCAACTTCTTGGGCGTAAGACGCTAATTCATAAGAAGCTTTTTTGAACTTTCCTTCTTCTGATTCTATATATGTTAAAACTGACATTTTCTGATTTTTAAAATTCTTGATTCGTTTTCCCTTTTTAAATGACCTTGGCCTCGTTATGAAGCAAATCGATCAATTCATCAAGGTTTTCTGGATCAACCAGTTTCACTGCTCCTTTTGGCTCGGGTTTTTCGAATTTGACCACTTTTGTTGTTATATCACTTTCAGAAGGCTGTACCACATTAAGAGGTTTTTTACGAGCCTGCATGATCCCTCTCATATTAGGGATCTTAAGATCGCTTTCTTCCACAATTCCTTTTTGGCCTCCAATGACCAGTGGAAGTTTAGCCTTAAGTGTTTCCTTACCGCCATCTATTTCCCTTATCGCTGTTGCGGTGTCTCCCTCAACTTCAAGGCCTATGCAGTTATTTACGAAATTTGCTTTGATTAGTTGGGCGAGCATTCCCGGCACCATTCCGCCGTTATAATCGATGGATTCCCTTCCAGCAATAATAAGGTCATAATTGCCATCCTGAACGACTTTCGCAAGTTCTTTGGCTACCTGATATCCATCGGTGGGAGTGTTGTCCACACGAATTGCCGCATCTGCACCAATGGCCAGTGCCTTTCTTAAGGTGGGTTCGGTTTCTGCTCCGCCAACATTTACAACATCTACAGTAGCTCCCTGTTTCTCTTTGAACCACATGGCACGGGTAAGACCAAATTCGTCGTTCGGATTAATTACAAATTGAACACCATTCGTGTCGAATTTAGTGTCCCCATCAGTAAAATTGATCTTAGAGGTAGTATCGGGCACATGGCTTATACATACTAAAATTTTCATATATCAGGTTCTTTTTTTAATAAAACGATTTCGACACGAAGGTAAGTATTTTTAATCAAAAAAAGCTATGCATGCATAGTAAAATGCATCTTAAAATTCTATTATTTTTTTGGATAATTCTCAATAAATGCGGCGTTCAGTATAAAATCTTTCAGAAGAAATTAATGGAGAATGAGAATATTTGGAAGTAAATTCTTAAAGCCCGTTTAAATAAGCGCTTTCCGAAAATTTTAATCGGCAAATATGGTATTTACCTTACTGAATTACTATTTTTGCTCCTCAGGAATAAAATTTAAGAAATTATAATGAGGACAATTCAATTTAGAGAAGCCGTTGCCGAGGCGATGAGCGAAGAAATGCGAAGGGATGAAAGCATTTATTTAATGGGGGAAGAGGTTGCCGAGTATAATGGCGCCTACAAAGCTTCCAAAGGAATGCTTGAAGAATTTGGTCCCGATCGCATTATAGACACTCCTATTGCCGAGCTTGGATTTTCGGGTATTGGCGTTGGATCGGCGATGAATGGCAACAGGCCTATTATTGAATTCATGACTTTTAATTTTTCACTGGTTGGTATCGACCAGATCATCAATAATGCCGCTAAAATGAGGCAAATGAGCGGTGGGCAATTCAATATTCCCATTGTTTTTCGCGGTCCTACGGGTTCTGCCGGCCAGCTGGGAGCAACGCACTCACAGGCATTTGAAAACTGGTTCGCGAATACTCCGGGACTTAAAGTTATCATTCCTTCTACTCCTTATGATGCGAAAGGCCTTTTAAAAGCTGCGATTCGCGATGATGATCCGGTTATTTTTATGGAAAGTGAGCAGATGTACGGCGATAAAGGTGAAGTGCCGGAAGAGGAATATGTGATCGAGATCGGTAAAGCCGATATTAAAAGGGAAGGAACCGATGTAACTATTGTTTCTTTCGGAAAGATCATAAAAGAAGCCCATGCGGCAGCTGAAAAACTTGCTGAAGAAGGGATCTCCTGCGAAATCATTGATTTGAGAACTATTCGTCCCATGGATCACGACGCGATAATCAATTCTGTGAAAAAGACCAACAGGCTTGTAGTTCTTGAAGAATCCTGGCCATTTGGAAGTATTGCCACTGAAATTACTTACCAGGTGCAGTCACAAGCTTTTGATTATCTGGATGCTCCTGTTGTGAAACTGAATACGGCCGATACACCGGCACCTTATTCCCCGGTTCTGCTGAAGGAATGGTTGCCTAACAGCGAAGATGTTGTTAAAGCCGTTAAAAAGGTAATGTACAAGTAAACATATTCAGCTTATCTTTGAAACTTCATCGATATCGATGGAGTTTTTTTTTGCTTAAAATGAAAAAGAAATCCCTTTTATTTTCTATTTTTTTCTTCTTTTCTATTCTCGTTTTTTCTCAAACGAAAGTGGGCGGAGTGGTAAAAGACATTGCCGGAGAACCGGTGCCTTTTGCCAATGTTGTTTTTAAACATTCTACTGAAGGCACCACCACAGATGAGATTGGGGAATTTTACCTGCAAAGTGAGAAAAACTATGATACGCTCGAAATTTCCTTTCTCGGATATAAAACCACCAAAATACCTTTAAAGTCTTCAGTAAATCTCGGGATGAAAATTATTCTTGAAGAAGA
This genomic interval carries:
- a CDS encoding NupC/NupG family nucleoside CNT transporter — translated: MNKTWHCLLLSLFFISAAFSQNISQTWQFEKDTDSLSQQQTFPNTQYLRFDEGRFSFLDSTAKDTLAKGDYLYQNNLLVLFYNSPKDSVQHLRVTELTDSSLVINSSGQNLRLKINNPTVNEAVPASTAKEIIPSAGISTSSILRGILGMFALILIAFLFSSNKKGINWKTVGLGLAAQLLLAIGVLKIEIVQDIFEFVGQIFVLILDFTEAGSEFLLGDLMDANSFGFIFLFQILPTVIFFSALTSVLFYLGVIQVVVKGMAWVLTKLLGISGPESLSVAGNIFLGQTEAPLLIKAYLERMTRSEILLVMVGGMATVAGGVLAAYIGFLGGEDPELRLQFAKHLLTASVMAAPGAVVISKILYPQTEKINTDVEVSANKIGSNILDAIANGTTEGLKLAANVAAMLLVFIAFIAMINYILGWIGGWSHLNMLMAEYTPYEKFSLESVLGLIFAPLMWIIGVAKEDIMLMGQLLGIKLAASEFVGYIQLAELKNPVNALSLNYEKSVIMATYMLCGFANFASIGIQIGGIGSLAPGQRKTLSEFGMKALIGGTIASLLSATIAGMIIG
- the egtB gene encoding ergothioneine biosynthesis protein EgtB — protein: MLSQEELIELFKKTRADSEHICSFLETEDYVVQPIVDVSPPKWHLGHTTWFFEEFVLKKYSNSHQLYDENTAYVFNSYYESVGEKVIRTNRGNLSRPTVAWIYNFRKYVTDAVLDLLKNKKLDEEALAVLEIGCHHEKQHQELLYTDIKYILGNNPLFPKYNDEFEENPVQEFDREWIKIPEGIYEIGHKSDDFCYDNEKGLHKVFLCDYEISNKLVTNKEFIDFIDDGGYEDVLLWHAEGWDWVNENEISAPSYWHKINEEWHQYTLGGLQKLNLNAPVTHISYYEAFAYSQWKGMRLPTEEEWETAQSKFEWGSRWEWTESAYSPYPGYKKADGALGEYNGKFMVNQKVLRGGSVVTPQNHTRPTYRNFFHPQLRWQFTGFRLVK
- a CDS encoding bifunctional nuclease family protein — its product is MSLVRLNIKGISYSQTQNGAYALILNEVGGDRKLPIVIGAFEAQSIAIALEKEIKPPRPLTHDLFKNFSDRFEIVVKQVIIHKLVDGVFYSSLICERDGIEEIIDARTSDAIALALRFNAPIFTYKNILDKAGIYLKVEERQSEKEEKKEEEILSDELLKEEIEMTSDESSDYKKMSLEELKELLSQAVAKEDYEKAARLRDEISKRK
- the egtD gene encoding L-histidine N(alpha)-methyltransferase — protein: MNTTTRTMFESAFAEDTYKGLTSYPKYLLSKYIYDEKGDKLFQKIMDMPEYYLTQCEFEILEQNAAEICSAFSEKEAFDLIELGAGDGKKTKILLKELLKNSDDFKYLPIDISQHALDELQKSLKKELPEAKVSPQQGTYFKTLEELAEYNRRKKVILFLGSNIGNLLHKDAVIFLSNIAKAMDKDDMLFMGFDQKKDPKKILDAYNDPNGITEAFNKNLLVRINKELGGDFNPDSFKHWETYDPETGTAKSFLVSSIEQNVKIQKLELEVHFDSWESIHTEISQKYDDSIVKWLASEAGLKVEQTFTDSAGFYKNYIFKKN
- a CDS encoding energy transducer TonB, whose protein sequence is MKKLLVITCFLLGGLSLANAQQKSPVWPGCENAKNVKKCFNQKLSQHVRAKYVYPKNDQGQYERGKVKVTFTIQKNGEVVVNEVTGKNPAVNQAAKEMLQKIPKMKPGTLNGEPDDREFTLSFNF
- a CDS encoding electron transfer flavoprotein subunit beta/FixA family protein: MKILVCISHVPDTTSKINFTDGDTKFDTNGVQFVINPNDEFGLTRAMWFKEKQGATVDVVNVGGAETEPTLRKALAIGADAAIRVDNTPTDGYQVAKELAKVVQDGNYDLIIAGRESIDYNGGMVPGMLAQLIKANFVNNCIGLEVEGDTATAIREIDGGKETLKAKLPLVIGGQKGIVEESDLKIPNMRGIMQARKKPLNVVQPSESDITTKVVKFEKPEPKGAVKLVDPENLDELIDLLHNEAKVI
- a CDS encoding electron transfer flavoprotein subunit alpha/FixB family protein, whose product is MSVLTYIESEEGKFKKASYELASYAQEVADMLGTSVTAITFNANDTSELGKYGVDKVLKVSSEKLSKFNAEAYADAIKQAAEKEGSKVLVISQSANGKYLAPLLAVQLKAGYAPNVVALPESTEPFTVKRAAFTNKAFNFTEITTEVKIIGLSKNSFGLKEHPSTATEEDFTPQLSDEDFSVNVESVDKAKDKVTIADAEIVVSGGRGLKGPENWGMIEEMADILGAATACSKPVSDMGWRPHSEHVGQTGKPVASNLYIAIGISGAIQHLAGINAAKTKVVINNDPEAPFFKAADYGVVGDAFEVVPRLNEKLREFKEKNA
- a CDS encoding isoamylase early set domain-containing protein, which produces MSITKQYLKSKPECKVTFNVPAKDANNVEVAGDFNNWKSTKLKKFKNGNFKGQVNLPVDKEYQFKYIIDGEWVNEPEADRLEWNEYASTENSVLVV
- a CDS encoding pyruvate dehydrogenase complex E1 component subunit beta — translated: MRTIQFREAVAEAMSEEMRRDESIYLMGEEVAEYNGAYKASKGMLEEFGPDRIIDTPIAELGFSGIGVGSAMNGNRPIIEFMTFNFSLVGIDQIINNAAKMRQMSGGQFNIPIVFRGPTGSAGQLGATHSQAFENWFANTPGLKVIIPSTPYDAKGLLKAAIRDDDPVIFMESEQMYGDKGEVPEEEYVIEIGKADIKREGTDVTIVSFGKIIKEAHAAAEKLAEEGISCEIIDLRTIRPMDHDAIINSVKKTNRLVVLEESWPFGSIATEITYQVQSQAFDYLDAPVVKLNTADTPAPYSPVLLKEWLPNSEDVVKAVKKVMYK
- a CDS encoding thymidylate synthase produces the protein MKQYHELLKHVLENGTDKGDRTGTGTRSLFGYQMRFDLSEGFPMVTTKKLHLKSIIYELLWFLKGDTNVKYLQENGVRIWNEWADENGNLGPIYGHQWRNWNSEEIDQISEVIETLKKNPNSRRMLVSAWNPSVLPDTSKSFSENVANGKAALPPCHAFFQFYVADGKLSCQLYQRSADVFLGVPFNIASYALLTMMMAQVCGYEAGDFVHTFGDVHIYSNHMEQVKLQLSRTPKPLPTMKLNPKVKDIFDFKFEDFKLENYDPHPGIKASVAV
- a CDS encoding energy transducer TonB, producing MKKLFLIFFVFIGIQAFAQEGVKVEGNTITIKETTPVWPGCENNSDKDECFNKMFMQHLKKTYKYPKNDKGEYIRGKATVSLEINEKGKAVVKSIEGKHPEINAEVKKMVEAMPIMKPGMRGGKPVAIKYTIPLNF